A section of the Haloferax sp. Atlit-12N genome encodes:
- a CDS encoding Gfo/Idh/MocA family protein gives MTYHAGIIGTGGIAGMGILGMHDEEAIGREKIDASHAGGYAATDDIELVAVADVDESKLDTFGEAWDIPADRRYVGHEAMLEAEDLDVVSVCTPSFLHRDHVVDAARSAADPSVIWCEKPIASSVSDAEEMVDVCDETDAELVINHSFRFTDKLRRLRDLVREEGILGDVKSVSAQYRMELMRNSTHVLDTLVYLLDARASRVSGHITGENEALDALDATESVVDAGGGGHVVMDDGTFVTVDCTIPRDVSSMTLSFIGTEGKLYMNNDDGEWRYWSLEDGEHVEQPLPGIEGAWTWESDYKGSFANAAAHVQDLLDGQAENYSPGVAATRSLEIIVGFYLSHYTDSTVDIPLPGPLREVPITSW, from the coding sequence ATGACCTACCACGCAGGCATCATCGGCACGGGCGGTATCGCAGGGATGGGCATCCTCGGCATGCACGACGAGGAGGCCATCGGCAGAGAGAAAATCGACGCGAGCCACGCGGGCGGCTACGCCGCGACCGACGATATCGAACTCGTCGCCGTCGCCGACGTGGACGAGTCGAAACTGGACACCTTCGGCGAGGCGTGGGACATCCCCGCGGACCGCCGGTACGTCGGCCACGAGGCGATGCTCGAAGCCGAGGACCTCGATGTCGTGTCGGTCTGCACGCCGTCGTTCCTCCACCGCGACCACGTCGTCGACGCCGCGCGCTCCGCCGCCGACCCCTCGGTCATCTGGTGCGAGAAACCCATCGCGTCGTCCGTCAGCGACGCCGAGGAGATGGTCGACGTCTGCGACGAGACCGACGCGGAACTCGTCATCAACCACTCCTTTCGGTTCACCGACAAGCTTCGGCGACTCCGTGACCTCGTCCGCGAGGAGGGCATCCTCGGCGACGTGAAGTCCGTGAGCGCGCAGTACCGGATGGAACTCATGCGGAACTCCACGCACGTCCTCGACACGCTCGTCTACCTCCTCGACGCGCGGGCGTCGCGGGTAAGCGGGCACATCACCGGGGAGAACGAGGCGCTCGACGCGCTGGACGCCACGGAGTCGGTCGTCGACGCCGGCGGCGGCGGGCACGTCGTCATGGACGACGGCACGTTCGTCACCGTGGACTGCACGATTCCGCGCGACGTCTCCTCGATGACGCTGAGCTTCATCGGCACGGAGGGCAAACTCTACATGAACAACGACGACGGCGAGTGGCGCTACTGGTCACTCGAAGACGGCGAACACGTCGAGCAACCGCTCCCCGGTATCGAGGGCGCGTGGACGTGGGAGTCCGACTACAAGGGGTCGTTCGCCAACGCGGCGGCCCACGTACAGGACCTCCTCGACGGACAGGCGGAGAACTACTCGCCCGGCGTCGCGGCGACTCGTTCGCTCGAAATCATCGTCGGGTTCTACCTCTCGCACTACACCGATTCGACGGTCGATATCCCGCTTCCGGGACCGCTCCGTGAGGTTCCAATCACGTCGTGGTGA
- a CDS encoding glycoside hydrolase family 105 protein: MPTDEPTPVQRAASYLRSLDIDGQSWIAGVAINGLLAEGGDESVERAKHFVDTAVATQNDAGQLSYGPSYPIEVFSHGREYEASWELTVKKCMNTNNSTAIGHGVLDFYDSTGEDRYLEAAERAYESLLSFERTEDGGIPHHDPELAGIKSLWIDSVYMMCPFLARYGEAAGDDDAFDEAVEQILIHAAHLRDGHTGLFRHIWVEQPNHYPQGAFWARGNGWAAAASADVLERLPEDHPKRDDLVDLFRSHCEALLPLQDGSGFWHNLVDDPHTPLESSGTLMFAYAFARGIDLGILDEETYRQPAEDGLAAVSRVVGEDGAVNRVAGPPGGPEAPLTDTPYGQGWFLMAAAALD; this comes from the coding sequence ATGCCAACAGACGAGCCTACACCAGTCCAGCGCGCCGCGTCGTATCTCCGGTCGTTGGACATCGACGGACAGTCGTGGATTGCCGGCGTCGCCATCAACGGCCTGCTCGCCGAGGGTGGAGACGAGTCGGTCGAGCGCGCGAAGCACTTCGTCGACACCGCGGTGGCGACCCAGAACGACGCCGGGCAGTTGAGTTACGGCCCGAGCTATCCGATTGAGGTTTTCAGCCACGGTCGCGAGTACGAGGCGAGCTGGGAGCTGACCGTCAAGAAGTGCATGAACACGAACAACAGCACCGCCATCGGCCACGGCGTCCTCGACTTCTACGACAGCACGGGCGAGGACCGCTACCTCGAGGCGGCCGAGCGCGCTTACGAGTCTCTTCTGTCCTTCGAGCGAACCGAAGACGGAGGTATCCCCCACCACGACCCCGAACTCGCGGGCATCAAGTCGCTGTGGATCGACTCCGTCTACATGATGTGCCCGTTCCTCGCGCGCTACGGCGAGGCCGCGGGCGACGACGACGCCTTCGACGAGGCGGTCGAGCAGATTCTGATTCACGCCGCGCACCTCCGCGACGGCCACACGGGCCTGTTCCGTCACATCTGGGTCGAACAGCCGAACCACTACCCGCAGGGCGCGTTTTGGGCCCGCGGCAACGGCTGGGCCGCCGCCGCGTCGGCTGACGTGCTCGAACGGCTCCCCGAGGACCACCCGAAGCGCGACGACCTCGTCGACCTGTTCCGGTCGCACTGCGAGGCGCTCCTCCCGCTGCAGGACGGTAGCGGCTTCTGGCACAACCTCGTCGACGACCCGCACACGCCGCTTGAGTCGTCGGGGACGCTCATGTTCGCCTACGCGTTCGCCCGCGGCATCGACCTCGGCATCCTCGACGAGGAGACCTACCGCCAACCCGCCGAAGACGGACTTGCGGCCGTCTCCCGCGTCGTCGGCGAGGACGGCGCAGTCAACCGCGTCGCTGGGCCGCCGGGCGGCCCCGAAGCACCCCTGACGGACACGCCCTACGGGCAGGGCTGGTTCCTCATGGCCGCGGCCGCGCTCGACTAA
- a CDS encoding IclR family transcriptional regulator, producing the protein MTPQPNKRPGRTIRSVQIAFNIIDLLQEEAGIGVTRIADELGHSKSTVHSHLRTLEERRIIVREGDGYRLGLRFLNVASHVRDQIGNFDIVQKEVDSLAEETGEIVQFGVEEYGMVSYLHKAQGEHAVETLSRVGTQQPMYSTSLGKTILAYLPPERIEEIAAAMEYEPKTANTITGPEELFEELETIREQGYGIDDEENINGLRCVSAPVKNDETILGAISITGPSSRFTEDRLHGELADYVRSAANVIELNTKFS; encoded by the coding sequence ATGACCCCCCAACCGAACAAACGCCCCGGCCGAACGATCCGCTCGGTCCAGATAGCGTTCAATATCATCGACCTCCTGCAGGAGGAGGCGGGCATCGGGGTGACGCGAATCGCCGACGAGCTCGGCCACTCGAAGAGCACGGTCCACAGCCACCTCCGAACGCTCGAAGAGCGGCGCATCATCGTCCGCGAGGGCGACGGCTACCGTCTCGGTCTGCGCTTTCTCAACGTCGCCTCGCACGTCCGCGACCAGATAGGCAACTTCGACATCGTCCAAAAGGAGGTCGACTCGCTGGCCGAGGAGACGGGCGAAATCGTCCAGTTCGGCGTCGAGGAGTACGGGATGGTCTCGTACCTCCACAAGGCGCAGGGCGAACACGCCGTCGAGACGCTGTCGCGGGTGGGAACCCAACAGCCGATGTACTCCACGTCGCTCGGCAAGACGATTCTCGCGTACCTCCCTCCCGAGCGTATCGAGGAGATCGCGGCGGCGATGGAGTACGAACCCAAGACGGCGAACACCATCACCGGGCCCGAGGAATTGTTCGAGGAACTCGAGACCATCCGCGAACAGGGGTACGGCATCGACGACGAGGAGAACATCAACGGCCTGCGCTGCGTCTCCGCGCCGGTCAAGAACGACGAGACAATCCTCGGCGCAATTAGCATCACCGGCCCGTCGAGTCGGTTCACCGAGGACCGCCTGCACGGCGAACTCGCGGACTACGTCCGGAGCGCCGCGAACGTCATCGAACTGAATACGAAGTTCTCCTGA